A region of the Amycolatopsis sp. cg13 genome:
CATCAAGCTAGAAACATTCAAGCTTTAAATATGCTGACTTGATGAAGTTGCTAGGATGGGCTCATGACGGAACCTCAGGCGATCGCCGAACGGGAGCTGTGCGGTCTGGTGAACGGGCTGGCGCAGCAGATCGCCGACCACGTCCGCGAGCGCGCGGTGGCGTTGGGGCTGACCGCCGCGCAGGCGACCGCGTTGCGGGAGCTGACCGGCCCGATGACCATGCGCGAGCTGGCCGAGCGGATGAGCTGCGAGCCGTCGAACGCGACGTTCGTCGTCGACAAGCTGGAGAAACAGGGGCTGATCGAACGGCGTGCGCACCCGACCGACCGGCGCGCCAAGCATCTCGTCCTGACCGGGGACGGCACGGCGTTGCGGGAGCGGCTGCTCGAACTGCTGACGCGGGATTCGCCGCTGGCCGGGCTCAGTCCGAAGGAGCAGCGGGTGCTGCAGGGTCTTCTGGAGCAAGCGATCGTGCCGGGCGCAGGCCGTCGAGGATGATGCGCAGGTTTCGCCGCCACTGGTCGCCGCTCGGGACGAGGCCGATCGTGCGGCCGGGCGGGATCGCGGTGGCGAGGGCGAAGGGGATGTCCCGCCAGTCGAGGTCGGCTCGGAGCACGCCGGCCTTTTGTGCGCGCTGGACGAGTTGACGCATTGCACGCTGCAGCCGGGTGATGCGTGGTCCCAGGTCAAGCCGCTCGCCGCGGCCGGAGAGTGCGTCGTGCAGGCCGCAGCTGGATGCGCGTAGCTGGACGTAGGTTTCGGCGAACTCGGCGAATCCCTGCCACGGGTCGGGGGAGTCGATCGAGTGGGCGGCGCGGTCGGTCATCTCGTCGATGGTGTCGGTGAGGATCGCGGCGAGGAGTGCGTCCAGCGACGGCACACGCCGGTACAGCGTGCCGAGGCCGACGCCCGCGCGCTGCGCGATATCACGAGTGGTGACCGCGAGCCCCAGTTCGTCGAGCGCTTCGCGGGTCGCCGCGACCAGCCGCTCGACGTTGCGCTGCGCGTCGGCACGCGGTTGGCCTTGGGCGAGCAGTGCTGCGACGGCGGAGTCCGGCATTCCCGCAGTCTAAACCAAGCGGGTCAGACTGTTCCGCTTCTGGTAGCTTGACAGAACCGGAACATCGTGACCCGCTTACTGGAGGCAGGGACTTGACCAAGCCGATCGGCGTCGGAATCCTCGGCGCGAACCCGGACCGGGGCTGGGCCGGGCGGGCACACGTACCCGCGATCGCCGCGTCGCCCGACTTCTCTCTCGCTGCGGTCGCGACTACGCGCGCCAGCAGCGCGGAGGAGGCACGCATCCGCTTCGGTGCTCGACATGCCTTTACTGACGCCCGAAGTCTTGCCAAGCATCCGGACGTTCACCTGGTTGTCGTCACGGTGAAAGTGCCCGCGCATGTGGAGCTGGTGACGGCGGCGCTGGAGGCAGGCAAGCATGTGTACTGCGAATGGCCGCTCACGACGACCGCAGAGGAAGCCGCCGCACTGGCTGTCGCGGGGGAGCGGGCCGGCGTGCACACGGCTGTCGGGCTGCAGGCGCGGTTCTCGCCGACCGTTCGCCGAGCCCGGGCGATGATCGCCGAGATCGGCACGGTGCAGTCCGCGACCGTGTACAGCTCGCGCACCAAGGGAAACACCCGCGACGTCCCTGGTTGGACTGCTTACACCTACGACCGTCGCGCTGGGGCTGGGCTGGTGGAAGTCCTCGGCGGGCACACGCTCGATCTGGTGCAGTACCTGCTCGGGCCGATCCGCGAGCTGACGGCCCGGACTGCGATCCGGAACCGTTCGCATCGCATCGCCGAGACGGGGGAGCCGATCGACGTCACGGCCCCGGATCACTTCCTGGCCCACGCCGAGCTAGACAGTGGGGCAGTGGTGTCAGTCCATCTGCACGACGGGGAAGTGGCGTTGCCGCGGACGCGGATCGAAATCGTGGGCACCGAAGGGAAACTCGCGCTGACTTCCGCGCCGGAGGCCGATCCGTGGGCGGCCCAGCTGCAGATCGGTCGGCTGGAGCTGCGCTCGTCGCGCCCAGAGAGTCCGGAATGGACGGTGGTTCCGGTGAACGAAGCCAGCGCATTGCCGATCCAGGCGGCGAATGTCGGCCGGGTCTACGAACAGCTCGCGGCGGACCTTCGGGACGGCACGCACACGGTTCCCGACTTCGACGTCGCCCGCCGCCTGACCGAACTACTCTCAACTGTATAACGACCTATACGGCAGGCGATGGGAAGAGACATCGTCATCGCGAGGCATCCCGGCCGACTCACTGCTTCAAACACAGCCAAGACGTCGAGAACGAACGATGGCCGCCCCGAACCCGGGGCGGCCATCGCGGAAAACGAACGTCAGATCAGGCCCAGCTTGCGGACCGCGTCGCGCTCCTCGGCCAGTTCGGCCACGGAGGCGTCGATGCGCGGGCGAGAGAACTCGTCGATCTCCAGGCCCTGCACGATCTCGTACTTGCCGTCCTTCGCGGTGACCGGGAAGGAGGAGATGAGGCCCTCCGGGACGCCGTAGGAGCCGTCGGAGACGACGCCGGCCGAGGTCCAGTCGCCCTCGGCGGTGCCGTTGACCCAGGTGTAGACGTGGTCGATGGCGGCCGACGCGGCGGACGCGGCCGAGGACAGGCCGCGGGCCTCGATGATCGCGGCGCCGCGCTTGGCGACGGTCGGGATGAAGGTGTCGGCGAGCCACGCCTGGTCGTTGATGGTCTCGGCGACGTTCTTGCCGTTGACCTCGGCGTGCTGCACCGACGGGTACTGGGTGGCGGAGTGGTTGCCCCAGATCGCGACCTTCTTGAGGTCGGTCACGGCCACGTTCAGCTTCTTGGCCAGCTGGGCCAGCGCGCGGTTGTGGTCGAGGCGGGTCATCGCGGTGAAGCGCTCGGCGGGCACGTCGGGGGCGTGCGACTGGGCGATCAGCGCGTTGGTGTTGGCCGGGTTGCCGACCACCAGCACGCGGATGTCGTCGGCCGCGCCGGCGTTGATCGCCTCGCCCTGGGGCTTGAAGATGCCGCCGTTGGCCTCGAGCAGGTCGCCGCGCTCCATGCCCTTGCTGCGCGGGCGGGCCCCGACCAGGAGGCCGATGTTCGTGCCGGAGAAGGCCTGCTTCGGGTCGTCGAAGATGTCGATGCCGGCCAGCAGCGGGAACGCGCCGTCGTCCAGTTCCATCGCGGTGCCCTCAGCCGCCTTGACCGCCTGGGGGATCTCCAGGAGCCGAAGCTTCACCGGGGTGTCGGCGCCGAGCAGCTGACCGGACGCGATGCGGAACAGCAGCGCGTAGCCGATCTGGCCGGCCGCACCGGTGACGGTGACGTTGACAGGGGCTTGGGTCATTGCGCTTCTCCAGCTTGAGACGACTTTGGCTAGTACCGAGGATGCTAGCCCTACCGGCGGGCGTCGTCCGGGTGCGTCCAGTCACGGTAGCCAGGATCACGTTCGGGGCCGGCGCGATCCGCCTTAAGTCGCGCGCCGAAGGGCGTAACTCGAGATCACGATCTCGTTGCGGGCCGGTGCGGGGGAGGCGGGTCCGGCGCCGTCGGATGGGGCGGCCGCGGCCGCGACGGGCGGCGGCGCCGGGAGATTCCGCCGGATCGGGTGAGAAGCCCGGGCCGGCGCGTCGGCCGCCGCGGCGCGCGAACTGTCCTGATTGCCCCGGTTTTCGGGCCGATTTCCGCCGGAGTTGTCCGGACCAGCCGGGCCGGGTGGTTCTGGGTCGTGTATTTTTGAATCATTTTTGTTGATTCGTCAATTGTCCATAATAGCTTTTGTCAACGGTTTGTTAACACGTTGCTGTGCGCAGCTAAGGAGTTACGTTGCTCCATTCAGTGGGACTCGGAGAGTAGTTCTCGCGCTACCCTGTCGAAACCCCCCACCCCTCGGAAGTAATGGGAAGGAACCCATGCTTGCCACAATGGCCGCTGCGCTTTTGGCCCTCTCCTCGACTATTACCCCGCATTCCTGGCCGCAGAATCCTCCGCCGGACAAAATTATCATCGACGTCGCGACCGTGAACGGGACCGGCTGCCCGCCGGACACGGCCGCGGTATCGGTTTCGGCGGACAACACGGCTTTCACCGTCACCTACAGCCAATACACCGCCCAGGTCGGCGTCGGCGCGCAGCCGACGGACTTCCGCAAGAACTGCCAGATCGGCCTGCGCGTGCACGTGCCGCAGGGCTTCACGTACGGAATCGCCTCGGCGGACTACCGCGGATTCGGGCACCTCGAAAAGGGTGCGTACGGCGTGGAACGCGCGAACTACTATTTCCAGGGAAACTCGCCGACGGCGTACGAGACGCATCGGCTCGACGGGTTCTACGACAATGACTGGCAGTTCTCGGATTCCACGGACATCGACGCGATTATCTATGAGCCGTGCGGCCAGGAGCGCAATCTGAACATCAACACGGAATTGCGGACGTATGCCGGTTCTTCGGATCCGGCGAAGACGACGAGCTTCCTGACGATGGACTCGACGGACGGCAGCGTCCAGACGGTTTACCACTTCGCCTGGAAGCAGTGCCCGACCACCCCGTAACCGCGGAACTCGGACCCGTGAGCGCTTCCTCGGACGCTCACGGGTCCGTCTGCGTCACGTTTTCGGTGAGCCTGCCCAGCAATGCGGCCAGTGTCGCGATCTCGTCGTCGGTGAATCCGCGGCGCATCCGTTTGTCGTGCGCGATCGCGGCGTCGGCGAGGCGGTGGAAGGTTCGTTCGCCGTATTCGGTGAGCTCGACCTGGTGCACGCGCCGGTTTTCCGGGTCGCGGGCGCGGGTGAGCAGGCCCGCGGTCTCCATGCCGTTGAGGTGATGGGTGAGCGTGGCGCCCTGGATGCCGACGGCGTCGGCGAGTTCGCGCTGGCTCGCGTGGCGGCGGGTTTTGAGCGCGATGAGGATCTGCCACACCGGCTGCGATCCGCCGACCTCGGCGAGCGCGCGGTCGAACGCCTGGCCCGCGGTCTTGGCGGTGCGGGCGAGGAGGACGCCGAGCGGCGGCGTGTCGGGTCGGGGCACGGGGAGACGGTACCGCAGGTTCGTCGAACTCTAACCGTTTGACGACGAACGATTAGATGTCTAACGTTTGTGGTGTCTCATCGACCGGCGCTGGAGGGCATCATGGACACTGCGGAGATCGCTGAACTGGGCAAACGCTGGGCGGCCGCCGAGGTAGCGGGCGACACCGACACGCTGGGCGGCATGGTCGCCGACGAATTCCGCCTCGTCGGGCCGCTCGGCTTCGTGCTCGACCGGGAGCAGTGGCTGGACCGCTACCGCTCCGGCGCGCTGGCGACGCTGCGGCTGGATTGGCGCGACGTCGAGGTGCGCGTGCACGGCGACACCGCGATCGCGATCGGCGTGCACGACCAGGAAGCGACCCATCAGGGGAACCGCGTCGACGGCACGTTCCGGGCGACGCACGTGCTCGTCCGCGGCGGGGACGGGTGGCGGATCGCGGGGATGCACCTCAGCCCGATGGGTGCTCCGCCTGCGTTTGCCCGCTGAACCGGGGATCGCGACTGAACTGGGGATGGCGACGCGGGATTGGGCGTGCCAGCAGGGTCACGGGGTACACCGCGGCCGTGTCGCTGGGCGCGATGCCCGTGCAGAGTGGCTCGATGGCAAGCGCCGCTGGGGGTTTGCCATCGAGCCGCGGAGAAAGCGGTCCGTGAAGGGACCCCTCACGACCGGCGGTCTGTCGCCGGTCGTGAGGTCGCCGACCGGATGGTGCGGGTCAGGGTTTGCGCCACAGGTGGACGGTGGTGTCCGCCGTCGAGTCGGAGGTGGTGGCGACAGTCGTCCGGTCTGGGCTCACGATGAGCGAGGCGATTCCGGGCAGGCCCGCGCCCTGCTGTTTCCCGTCGAGACCGAGGACGGCGAGGGTGCCCGCCGCGATCGCGAGAAGGTGCTGGTCGTCCAGCCCGGGCAAGACCATGGTGTACCGGACGCCGTTGGTTTGCGCGTCGAATCGGGTGGGCGGCAGGAGGAAGCCGAGCCGGAGTTCCTTTCGCGTCGCGGTGTCCCACTGCTGCACTTTCGCGGGCTTGCCGGGATCGCCGCCGGTGGTGGTGATCAGCGTCCGGCTGTCCGGGGTGAAGGCGAGGAAGCTGATCTGCTCGTAGTCGGCCCACGAGATCGGGTCGCCGATCGGCTTGAGCGAAGCCGGGTCCCACAGGCCGAGCTGGCTGGTGTGGGCGTCGTGGCCGTCCCACTGGACCACGGCGAGCAAGCGTCCGTCGGGGCTGAACTGCGCACCGTGGAAGGTGGCCGGTGTCGCGATGCTGCCGATGCGGGTGCGGTCGGCGATCCGCCACAGTTCGAGCCGGCGCGGGGAGGCCATCGGCACCACCAGGAGGCTGCCGTCGGGGCTGAGAGTCGGCCAGCTGCCGTCGATGTCGATGTCGTCGAACACCAGGGGCTCGCCGATCGTCCGGCCGGTTCGCGGGTCCCAGGCTTGAGTCGTGAGCTGCTTGAATTTGACCCGCGAGACCACCAGGGCGCTGCCGTCGGGGCGGAACGTCATCCCGGCCAGGATGACGTTGGGGAACGGGCCGATGCGCTGGCCGACCGGTTTGCGCGTCGCGACGTCCAGGACGTCGATGGTGAAGTCGGCGTTCATCGTGGCGAGCATCCGGCCGTCGTGGTCGAACTGGAGAGATTGCGGATGTCCTCGTGCGGTGAGGAATCCGGATTCGACGAGCGGCGGCTGCGGTGCGGGCGGAAGCGCGTCGGGTACCGGCGGACTCGGCCACGCGAGCCAAGCCGCGATTCCGGCGATCACCAGGGCGAGCGCGCCGATCAGGATTCCCCGGCGCGGTGCCGGGCGTCGTGGCGGCGGAGGGGTGTCCGAGAGCTGGTAGATCACCGAGTCGTGCTGCGGTAGCGGCTGGCCGTCGAGGAACTGGGCGAGTTCGGCGGTCCGCTCGGCGATGAGCTTCTCGACGGCAGGCGGCCACGGCTCAGCCGACGGTCCGATCGCTTCGAGGAGTTCGGCGGCGGTGGGCCGGTCGGCCGGGTTTTCCGCGAGGCACGGGCGGAGCGTCTCGGGAAGCGCGGATTGCGCGGCGAGAAGCGTGCCGAGGGCGAACAGGTCGTCGGCGGGGTCGTCGCCGGTCGCGCGGGCGATGAGCCTTGCGCCAGTGCTGGTGAGCCGGACGTGCGACGGATTCAGGCTCCCGTGGGCCAGACCGGCACTGTGGAGCTGAGCCAGATCCGCGGCGATTCCGGCGGCCAGCCGGAGCACCGCCGGTTCGGGCAGCGGGTCGTGGACGTCCTGCAGCGAGGGACCGGGCACGAACTCTTGCGCCCACCAAGGCATCGACGCGTCCGGCGCGGCCTCGAGCACCGCGCTCAACGCCGCGGCTTCGGTGGAGTGCCCGAGCGTGAGCGCTACGAGGCGGTCGTCCGGTCCGCTGCCGAGCAGCACCCGGGTCGTCTCGTCCCGGGCCAGTTCCGCGAGCACCCGGTACTGGCCGAGCCAAAGCGGGTCGCCGACCGCCGGTCTTCGCATCAGCTGCCTCCCCAGAAAGCTGTCCGAGAAGGAAGATCTTGCCAGCCCGGCGGCCGGGTCAGGTACGGGCGGGCAGAATCTTCCGTCGGCACGGGCATTCCCCGGGCCGGTAGTGCTTGAATGCGATCATGGTCGCACTTCGCACTCTGGGCTCATCCGATCTCGCCGTCTCCCCGCTGTGCCTCGGCGGGAACGTGTTCGGCTGGACCGCAGACGAAACGGCGTCGTTCGCGGTGCTGGACGCCTACGCCGAGGCGGGCGGGAACTTCCTCGACACGGCGGATTCGTACATGTACCAGTTCCCGGGCAACGAAGCCGGGCAGTCCGAGACGATCATCGGCAAGTGGCTCGCCGCGCGCGGCAACCGGGACGGCCTGGTGATCGCGACCAAGGTCGGGGACAGCCCGCGGTTCAAGGGGCTCGCTCCGGCGAACATCAAGGCCGCGGCCGAGGAGTCGTTGCGGCGGCTGGGGATCGAGCGGATCGACCTGTACTACACGCACTTCGACGACGAATCCGTCCCGGTCGAGGACATCGTCACCGCGCTCGACGAGCTGGTGAAGGAAGGCAAGGTCCGCGCGATCGGGACGTCGAACATCAGCCCGGAACGGCTGGCCGCGTCGCTGGAGTTTTCCGACCGCGAGGGGCTGGCGAAGTACGTCGCGCTGCAGCCGAAGTACAACCTTGTCGCGCGGGAGTACGAGAGCGAGCGGCGGGGGATCGTGGAGCGGCACGGGCTGGCCTGCGTCCCGTATTTCGGCCTGGCGTCCGGGTTCCTGACCGGCAAGTACCGGCCCGGACAGCAGGTCGACAACATCCGCAATCTGCCCGGTCTCGCCGGCGGTTACGCGGACACTGAGCACGGCGTGAAGGTGCTGGCGGCGCTGGAGGAGGTCGCGAAGGCGCGCAGCGCGGAGATGCCGACGGTCGCGCTGGCCTGGCTCGCGCAGCAGCCGACGGTGGCCGCGCCGATCGCGTCCGCGCGGACGGTCGAGCAGGTTCCGGCGCTGGTCGCGATGCAGGACGTAGAGCTGAGCGACGAAGAACTGCGGATCCTCGACGCCGCCTCCGCGTAGGTCAGCTGTGCCGCGGCGGGTCCTGCGCGCCGACGCCCAGCACGCGGCCGAGCGCGATGAGTCCCTCGTCGAGGTGGCTCATGCTGGACAGGACCGCGCGGGTTTCGGCCTCGTCGATCCGGTCGGCGACCGGGGTCCCGTCGTCGCGGACCAGCTTGCGCGGCCGCGTGCTGCCCGGGTTGCTGACCGCTTCGTGCACGAGGTCGACGTTCGCGATGATCCGGCCGGCGAACTGGTCCAGCCGCTCCGAAACCGGTCCGGCGAGCTGGCCGGGTTGCGCGCGGGCGGCGACGTGCCGGGCGCGGAAGGCGATGCCCTCCAACGTGGTCAGCACGTGCCAGCCGTAGTCGCGGCGGGCGCTGCGCAGGTTGATCGGGTGGGTGAGCGGTTCGATCGTCAGCCGCACCTGCTCGACCGCGCGGTCGAGGTCGCGGGACATCTCGATGATGTTCACGTTCTCGCGGCCGGAGAGCAGGGTCGCGGCTGATTCGACGAACTCGTGCAGTTCGTCGAGCGCGATCGCGATGTCGTCCAGCATCACCGCGCGCGTGCGGACCGGCAGCACCACCACCGCGGCGAGCAGGCCGCACGCCGCGCCGACCGCGGTTTCGGCGACCCGGATCCACAGCACCTCGATGCTGAACGTGCCGAGCAGGCTGTAGAGCAGGCCCAGCATGCTCGTCACGAAGAACGCCATCAGGAACTGCGAAACCCGCGCCGTGTAGACCATGCCGAAGACGCAGACCAGCAGCAGCGCGAGGATCGCCGGGGTGTTGCCGCTGACCAGCAGCGCCAGCGCGACGCCGCCCACGATGCCCAGCAGCGTCCCGCCGGTGCGGCGCATGCCTTTCACGAACCGCGCGCCCGCGCTGGACGTGCCGATGAAGACGACGAACACCGTCAGCACCGCCCAGTACCAGCGTTGCGGCGAGATCAGCTGCCCGGCCAGCACGGCGAGCCCGCCGCCGAGCACGGCCTGGATCGCGCCGCGCGTCTGGTTGTCGTAGGCGAACGCCTTGGTCGGTTCGTCTTCCTCGTCCTCTTCGGCCGGGAAGTCCACTGTGGATTGCAGGCTGGCGATGCGCTGCGCCCGGTCGTCCGCGACGGCCAGTTCGGCGATCGCGCGGCGGACTCCGTCGCCGGGGTGTGCGCGTTCGTCGATCCGGCTGCCTTCCACCAGCATCCGGCTGTACTCGCCGGTCTCGCTGATCAGCGGCAGGTCGCGCGGATCGCGTTCCATCAGCGACCGGAACCGGGACAGCCGGGCCACGAGATCCTCGGCGACGCCGTCGGGCAACGGCTGCGAGCACGTCCGCCGCACGGTGATCACCAGCCACTGCACGGCCAGCTCGACCTCGATGACCCGGCGGCGCAGCTGGTCGGCACGCCGGTCGTCGACCACGTCCGGAGCGTGGTCCTCGATCAGCAGGACCACCTCGTGCAGCCGCTCCACCGACGTGCGGATCTGCCGGTTGCTGCGGTCCGAACCGCCGGAGGAGATGTACGCCTCGGTCGCGCGCACCGCCGCACCGAGCCGCGCCCGGAACGCCTGCCGGTAGCGGATCAGCTCGCTTTCGGCGTTGCGGCGCAACAGAAGGAACCGAACGACCGCGTTCGCCGCGACGCCGATCGCGAGCGCGAGCAGCAGGTGCGGCACCTGCGCGAGGTGCGCCTGCAGGAACATCGGGAAGAAGAACAGGAAGAACGCCATCGACCCGAGCGCGATGCCGCGCGCGCCGAACCGCTGCACGTACACCGCGACGAAGATCAGCAGCACGAACACGACGCTGTCGAGCGGCGCGTAAGCGGAGCCGAAACAGGCGGCGGTGATCGACGCGGCCCCGACCACGAGCGCCAGCAGCAGCGTGACGGCCTGGCCGCCGCTGGTGGCATCGTTGACGGTGAACGCGCTCATCATCGCCGCGATGGCCGCGACGAGCGTGGTGGTGAGCGGGAAGTGCAGCGGCAGCATCGCGAGGACCGCGATCACGATCCCGAGCACCGCCGACGCGGCAAGCCGCAGCCGGACGAGACCGGGGTCGGCCGCCGCCAGCCGGTCGAGGAAGGCGTTGCGCACGTCGGTGATCATCGGGCCAGCAGCTCCCACTGGGCGAGGGCGACGCGCCGCCGGGTCGAGGCGCGCACGCGCAGCCGGTAGTGCCGGCACGCGGCGGGATTCGCGAGCACGAACGGCCGGGTCTGGCACCGCCAGCGGAACACCTCGCCGGAGCGTTCGTCCAGGGTCCGCCACTGCTGCCCGTCGTCGGAGCCTTCGAGGACCCAGTCCTGCGGATCGCCAGCGCTGGCGCCGGAGGTGAGCGTGTAGAGGACGACTTCGCGCGGCTCGCCTTCCGTGGTGAAGGTGATCGTCGGTCTTGGCGTGCGGAAGACGGCCTGGGTGCGGCTGGTGTTGTCGGTCAAAGCGGCGATCCCGGTGCCGGTGAGATCGCTGAGCGGCGCGGGCGCGACCGGGGTGACCGGTTCGGCGCCCCAGTCGCCGGGCTCGGCACGGACGTCGAACTCCAGCACCGCGCCGCGCGCGAGGACCGCGTGCGCGAGGGTGGCCGAAGGGTGCGGTTCGCCGTCGACAGTCAGGCCGTGCACGTACGGCGTGTCGGCTCCGCTGTCGGCGCTCGCGGCGCGGGGTGCTCGGATCACCAGGTCCTTTCCGTTCTCGAGGTGCACGGTGGCGGAGCGGAACAGCGGCGCGCACACCGCGTACCGCGGGCTGCCGACGGCCAGCGGGTAGAGACCGAGGGCGGTGAAGACATACCAGGCCGACATTTCGCCGTTGTCCTCGTCCCCGGGATAGCCCTGGCCGAGTTCGCTCCCGAGATACAGCCGGCGCAGCACCTCGCGGACGGTGCGCTGCAGTTTCGCCTGCGCTCCGGCGAAGGCGTAGACGAACGGGATGTGGTGCGAGGGCTGGTTGGAATGCCCGTACTGGCCCATCCGCACGTCCCGCGCCTCGGTCATCTCGTGGATCCGGCCGCCCTGGCCGGTCTCGGGCGTCCGGAAGAACTCGTCCAGTTTCGACTCGAGGCCTGCCGGGCCGCCGTGCAGCGCGGCGAGGCCCGGACCGTCGTGCGGCACGGAGAACGCGGTGTTCCAGGCGTTGGTCTCGACGTAATCCGGGCCCCACACCGTGGGATCGAATCCCTCGGCCGGGTGCCGCCAGCCGCCGTCGAGGGTGCGGCCTTGGAAGAAGCCGATCCGCGCGTCGAAGTGGTTGGCGTAGTGCTGCGCGCGCTGGCGGAAGTAGACGGCGTTGTCAGCGAACCGGCGGGCACGCGCGCCGCTGCTTTCCCGGGCGAGCGCGTCGGACAGGTTGGCGAGGCCGAAGTCGTTGAGGCAGCCTTCGAGCGCCCAGGACAGGCCGCCGCGCGTCGAGGTCGGCGTGTAGCGGAGGAACGCGGAGCGGTCGAGCCCCTTGCGTCCGACGCCTGCGCGCGGCGGGGTGACAGTGGCGTTCTTGAGCGCGGCGTCGTACGCGGCTTCGACGTCGAAGTTCGTGACGCCCTTCAGATACGCGTCGGCGAACGCCACGTCGGAGCTGGTGCCGGTCATCAGGTCGGCGTAGCCGGGGGAGGACCACCGGGCGATCCAGCCGCCTTCGCGGTACTGCTGCACGAAACCGTCGATCATCCGGCCGCACTGGCGCGGCGCGAGCAGCGCGTACGCGGGCCACACGGTGCGGTAGGTGTCCCAGAAGCCGTTGTTGACGTACAGCTCGCCGTCCACGACCTTCGCGCCGGTGCGCCGCCGCGTGCTCGGCCGGAAACTCCGCACGACCGGGCTCGCGTGCCGGATGCCGCGCGGGGTGTTCTCGTGCGCGACGTTCGGATACAGGAACATGCGGTAGAGGCAGGAGTAGAAGGTGGTCAGCTCATCCTCGGACGCGCCTTCCAACTCGACCCTCCCCAGCACCTCCTGCCAGCGTTCCCGGGCGTTGTTTCGCACCTGGTCGAACGTCGTGCCCGGCGGGATTTCCAGCGTCAGGTTGCGTTTCGCCTGCGCGAGGCTGATCAGCGACGT
Encoded here:
- a CDS encoding GH92 family glycosyl hydrolase; this translates as MTTAAFFSSFEAGDPQPVAGARVDSGPRRSPTAKTGVGFTGAKALRYQAGPIVTLFEVDIPVTGHSALSYVVFPESAGSSDRSTYVTLDLEFDDGTPAGFSPEPKNLYVDQWNLVRRPLKAFAGRRVRRILLATDATGWLDDVRIAEHPPQSKDPVDWVRTTRGTHSSGEFSRGNTFPATAVPHGFNFWTPVTDARALNWFYSYHRHNDDRNEPRLQAFGLSHQPSPWMGDRHTFHLMPGTGPVEPDRVRRSLAFSHGDETDRPHHYRVRFRNGIAAEVAPSEHAAMFRFAFPDGRGWVLFDNARNRGGLRIDAERGIVTGHTWVRSGLSTGARRMFVYAEADQRPVGGGRIRRPLWRTVTGSLEFAVPEVTLRIATSLISLAQAKRNLTLEIPPGTTFDQVRNNARERWQEVLGRVELEGASEDELTTFYSCLYRMFLYPNVAHENTPRGIRHASPVVRSFRPSTRRRTGAKVVDGELYVNNGFWDTYRTVWPAYALLAPRQCGRMIDGFVQQYREGGWIARWSSPGYADLMTGTSSDVAFADAYLKGVTNFDVEAAYDAALKNATVTPPRAGVGRKGLDRSAFLRYTPTSTRGGLSWALEGCLNDFGLANLSDALARESSGARARRFADNAVYFRQRAQHYANHFDARIGFFQGRTLDGGWRHPAEGFDPTVWGPDYVETNAWNTAFSVPHDGPGLAALHGGPAGLESKLDEFFRTPETGQGGRIHEMTEARDVRMGQYGHSNQPSHHIPFVYAFAGAQAKLQRTVREVLRRLYLGSELGQGYPGDEDNGEMSAWYVFTALGLYPLAVGSPRYAVCAPLFRSATVHLENGKDLVIRAPRAASADSGADTPYVHGLTVDGEPHPSATLAHAVLARGAVLEFDVRAEPGDWGAEPVTPVAPAPLSDLTGTGIAALTDNTSRTQAVFRTPRPTITFTTEGEPREVVLYTLTSGASAGDPQDWVLEGSDDGQQWRTLDERSGEVFRWRCQTRPFVLANPAACRHYRLRVRASTRRRVALAQWELLAR